A genomic region of Prionailurus viverrinus isolate Anna chromosome D4, UM_Priviv_1.0, whole genome shotgun sequence contains the following coding sequences:
- the LOC125150925 gene encoding olfactory receptor 1J2-like, with product MITTISQSLTLRTPSIPSRDKNNMRPKNQSSMSEFLLLGLPMRPEQQGMFFTMFLGMYLTTVLGNLLIILLIRLDSRLHTPMYFFLSHLAFSDISFSSVTVPKMLMNMQTQHLSIPYVACISQMYFFIFFVCLDNFLLAVMAYDRYVAICQPLHYTTVMREELCILLVAGSWFFSCAHALLHTLLLSRLSFCADNTIPHLFCDLTALLKLICSETSLNELVIFTEGGVFAFLPLCAMFGSYIRIGATILGVSSIKRICKGLSTWGSHLLVVFLYYGTLAMIYFIPSSNNSKVKDTIASVIYTVVTPMLNPFIYSLRNRDMKLALGILYRRKIIFSK from the coding sequence ATGATAACCACCATATCTCAGTCCCTGACACTCCGTACTCCTTCCATCCCCAGCAGAGATAAGAACAACATGAGGCCTAAGAACCAGAGCAGCATGTCCGAGTTCCTACTCCTGGGGCTCCCCATGAGGCCAGAGCAGCAGGGCATGTTCTTCACCATGTTCCTGGGCATGTACCTGACCACGGTGCTggggaacctgctcatcatcctgCTCATCAGGCTGGACTCTCGCCTCCAcacgcccatgtacttcttcctcagccACTTGGCCTTCTCTGATATCTCTTTCTCATCTGTCACCGTCCCAAAGATGCTGATGAACATGCAGACTCAGCACTTATCCATCCCCTATGTGGCATGCATTTCCCagatgtattttttcatattttttgtctgTCTTGACAATTTCCTTCTTGCAGTGATGGCATATGACAGGTATGTGGCCATCTGTCAACCACTCCACTACACCACTGTCATGAGGGAGGAGCTGTGTATCTTACTGGTGGCTGGATCCTGGTTCTTCTCGTGTGCCCATGCCCTATTGCATACTCTCCTTCTGTCCCGCCTGTccttctgtgctgacaatacCATCCCTCATTTATTTTGTGATCTCACTGCCCTTTTGAAGTTGATCTGCTCAGAAACCTCCCTCAATGAGCTAGTTATCTTCACCGAGGGGGGAGTGTTTGCCTTCCTGCCATTGTGTGCTATGTTCGGCTCTTATATTCGCATTGGGGCCACCATCCTAGGGGTTTCCTCCATCAAGAGGATCTGCAAAGGCTTGTCCACCTGGGGCTCCCACCTCCTTGTGGTGTTTTTGTACTATGGGACTCTTGCAATGATTTACTTCATTCCTTCATCAAACAATTCCAAAGTCAAAGATACAATTGCTTCAGTTATATATACAGTGGTGACACCCATGTTAAACCCCTTTATCTATAGCCTGAGGAACAGGGACATGAAACTGGCTCTGGGGATACTTTATaggaggaaaattattttttctaagtaa